One genomic region from Halococcus qingdaonensis encodes:
- a CDS encoding Cdc6/Cdc18 family protein, with translation MATSSVDRRSTAAPVRSIIVDLAARIRRRRESVGETRVVLDYHAISPIAHVDEPTNRGTVLERLLDYVDPVFDGRLPPNAYVWGPSGSGKSAVVTALLDQLRRVGTRSGSVIHTSTRGGTNAAPSLVYVDTRHASSEFGLYQTVLDGMLDESVPKHGVGTDTLRSRLAETLADDRRLLVAFDHVDEPGTQSLASLVSAFDGMMDSLSWLAIGRRPPSELSIDGPPERIEVPAYRDLALVDILTARASAGMARRAIEHEQLRRIAVWADGNAHDALCVLFAAADEAALAGVSGVREHDLHVGMDALPRPAVSLGRVFALSANRQQVLARLVEIDDDQRASVDAAATAVAAAPSVELSEGTVKRLLYELAEIGIVERVSEERSVGAGRSPSRLEPRFPTRVFGRLHSLANA, from the coding sequence ATGGCGACGAGTTCGGTCGATCGGCGGTCGACGGCCGCGCCGGTACGGTCGATAATCGTGGATCTCGCTGCTCGCATCCGACGGCGACGGGAGTCGGTTGGGGAGACGCGGGTCGTGCTCGACTACCACGCGATCAGCCCCATCGCCCACGTCGACGAACCGACCAACCGAGGGACGGTGCTCGAACGCCTGCTCGACTACGTCGATCCGGTGTTCGACGGCCGCCTCCCGCCGAACGCCTACGTCTGGGGGCCATCCGGGAGCGGGAAATCGGCCGTCGTCACCGCGTTGCTTGACCAGCTCCGTCGCGTGGGGACGCGTTCCGGTTCGGTGATCCACACCTCGACCCGCGGCGGGACGAACGCGGCACCGTCGCTCGTTTACGTCGACACGCGCCACGCGAGCAGCGAGTTCGGCCTCTATCAGACGGTGCTCGACGGGATGCTCGACGAATCGGTGCCGAAACACGGCGTCGGGACGGATACGCTCCGCTCGCGGCTGGCCGAGACGCTCGCGGACGATCGCCGGCTGCTCGTCGCGTTCGATCACGTCGACGAACCCGGTACGCAGTCGCTCGCGTCGCTCGTCTCGGCGTTCGACGGGATGATGGATTCGCTCTCGTGGCTCGCCATCGGCCGTCGGCCGCCGTCGGAGCTCTCGATCGACGGCCCGCCCGAGCGCATCGAGGTTCCGGCCTACCGCGACCTCGCGCTGGTCGACATCCTGACGGCCCGTGCGTCGGCGGGGATGGCGCGACGGGCCATCGAGCACGAACAACTCCGCCGTATCGCCGTCTGGGCCGACGGCAACGCCCACGACGCGCTCTGTGTGCTGTTCGCGGCGGCCGACGAGGCGGCGCTCGCGGGGGTTTCGGGCGTCCGCGAGCACGATCTCCACGTCGGCATGGATGCCCTGCCGCGGCCGGCGGTCTCGCTCGGGCGCGTGTTCGCGCTCTCGGCGAATCGCCAGCAGGTGCTGGCCCGGCTCGTCGAGATCGACGACGATCAGCGCGCGTCGGTCGACGCCGCGGCCACCGCCGTCGCCGCCGCGCCGAGCGTGGAGCTCTCGGAAGGGACAGTGAAGCGCCTGCTCTACGAACTCGCCGAGATCGGGATCGTCGAACGGGTGAGCGAGGAGCGGTCGGTCGGCGCTGGCCGATCACCGAGCCGCCTCGAACCGCGGTTCCCGACACGGGTCTTCGGCCGGCTTCATAGCCTCGCGAACGCGTAG
- the glpA gene encoding anaerobic glycerol-3-phosphate dehydrogenase subunit GlpA: MATETEALVIGGGSTGCGIARDLALRGVDTTLVERGNLTHGTTGRMHGLLHSGGRYAVSDQESAAECIAESRVLREIASHCVEMTGGLFVQLPADDDEYFEEKLAGCRDCDIPAEVISGEEAREIEPYLTRDVERAIRVPDGAIDPFRLCVANAADAEEHGARIETHAEVTDVLVEDGKVTGVEVRHESGPGKRSHHEPGTTERIEADHVVNATGAWAGELGAMAGVEVEVRPSKGVMTVMNTRQVDTVVNRCRPKGDADIIVPHETACILGTTDEEVEDPDDYPEEQWEVDMMIDTLSELVPILSEARTIRSFWGVRPLYEPPDTGTTDPTDITRQFFLLDHADRDSLAGMTSIVGGKLTTYRLMAEGITDHVCEKLGVEGVCRTAEQPLPGSEDFSVLRDYMEEFGLRSPVGRRSTERLGSKADEVLKTDDPNPVVCTCEAVTRAELDHAIADAGTDLNATRIRTRASMGNCQGGFCAHRIAALLHPEYDEATTRTALDELYEERWKGQRHALWGEQLSQAMLNHALHATTMNRDRDPAASDDGIEYDRFDAGPPTPEAAADGGRAGGRDGTDDEEDDRGD, translated from the coding sequence ATGGCAACCGAAACCGAGGCGCTCGTCATCGGCGGCGGCTCGACGGGCTGTGGTATCGCGCGCGATCTCGCGCTGCGTGGCGTCGACACCACGCTCGTCGAGCGCGGCAATCTCACCCACGGGACGACGGGCCGGATGCACGGGCTGCTCCACAGCGGCGGGCGGTACGCGGTCTCGGATCAGGAGAGCGCCGCCGAGTGCATCGCGGAGAGCCGCGTTCTCCGCGAGATCGCGAGCCACTGCGTCGAGATGACCGGCGGGCTGTTCGTCCAGCTGCCCGCCGACGACGACGAGTATTTCGAGGAGAAGCTCGCGGGCTGTCGCGACTGTGACATTCCGGCCGAGGTGATCTCGGGCGAGGAAGCCAGGGAGATCGAGCCGTATCTCACTCGTGACGTCGAGCGCGCGATCCGAGTGCCCGACGGGGCCATCGACCCCTTTCGACTCTGCGTCGCGAACGCCGCCGACGCCGAAGAACACGGTGCGCGCATCGAGACCCACGCCGAGGTCACGGACGTGCTCGTCGAGGACGGCAAAGTGACGGGTGTCGAGGTGCGCCACGAGAGCGGTCCCGGAAAACGCTCACACCACGAACCGGGCACGACCGAGCGCATCGAGGCCGATCACGTGGTGAACGCGACCGGTGCGTGGGCCGGGGAGCTGGGCGCGATGGCGGGCGTCGAGGTCGAGGTCCGCCCGTCGAAGGGTGTGATGACCGTGATGAACACGCGCCAGGTCGATACGGTCGTCAACCGCTGTCGGCCGAAGGGCGACGCCGACATCATCGTCCCTCACGAGACGGCCTGCATCCTCGGGACAACTGATGAAGAAGTCGAGGATCCCGACGACTACCCCGAAGAGCAGTGGGAGGTCGACATGATGATCGACACCCTCTCGGAGCTCGTGCCGATCCTGAGCGAGGCCCGAACCATCAGGTCCTTCTGGGGCGTGCGCCCGCTGTACGAACCTCCTGATACTGGGACGACCGACCCGACCGACATCACGCGGCAGTTCTTCCTGCTCGACCACGCCGATCGCGACAGTCTGGCCGGGATGACGTCGATCGTGGGCGGCAAGCTCACGACCTACCGACTGATGGCTGAAGGGATTACGGACCACGTCTGCGAGAAACTCGGCGTCGAGGGAGTCTGTCGCACCGCCGAGCAACCTCTTCCGGGGAGCGAGGATTTCTCGGTGCTCCGGGACTACATGGAGGAGTTCGGGCTGCGCTCGCCGGTCGGCCGTCGGAGCACGGAACGATTGGGGAGCAAGGCCGACGAGGTGCTGAAAACCGACGATCCAAACCCGGTGGTCTGCACCTGTGAGGCAGTCACGCGCGCGGAACTCGACCACGCGATCGCGGATGCGGGCACCGATCTGAACGCGACGCGCATCCGCACCCGCGCCTCGATGGGCAACTGCCAGGGCGGGTTCTGTGCCCATCGGATCGCCGCACTGCTCCATCCCGAGTACGACGAAGCGACGACGAGAACCGCACTCGACGAACTGTACGAGGAGCGCTGGAAGGGTCAGCGCCACGCGCTCTGGGGCGAACAGCTCTCGCAGGCGATGCTCAACCACGCGCTCCACGCGACCACGATGAACCGGGATCGCGATCCGGCGGCGTCGGACGACGGAATCGAATACGACCGCTTCGATGCAGGCCCGCCTACACCGGAAGCGGCGGCCGACGGCGGTCGTGCTGGTGGGCGCGACGGAACCGACGACGAGGAGGACGACCGTGGCGATTGA
- the glpB gene encoding glycerol-3-phosphate dehydrogenase subunit GlpB → MAIEDDVCVIGGGLAGMTAALRAAREGARVRLLSHKKSTLRHASGLVDILGYADGELVADPFDALPSLPETHPYRRVGDDAVRAGLSLFDDVTGDAYRGTHTDANALVATHGGTVKPTARYPTRVAPGLASQDRKTLLVGFDSLTAFDAPLAADHLAAAGVPGATRGVTVAFPGDFRADSRVTRSARALDDDETVEIANGSMPVRRALVRAVESHLGDAERIGFPAVLGEEESQEVRNALESALGIDVFEVPMGPPSLLGLGLETLFQEALAEAGVRRTTGNPVVEFDADDGRIRSVSTDRNGRPTPFHADEFVLATGGLVGKGIDSDREGVVEPVFDCHVPHPDDRYEWFDDEAFGDHPFARFGVTVDDDLRPLDAAGGTEYDNLRAAGSVLGGADFAAEKSGSGISLATGHAAGRAAGAAANQ, encoded by the coding sequence GTGGCGATTGAGGACGACGTCTGCGTGATCGGCGGCGGTCTCGCCGGCATGACGGCCGCGCTTCGAGCAGCGCGTGAGGGTGCGCGGGTGAGACTGCTCTCGCACAAGAAGAGCACGCTCCGACACGCGAGCGGACTCGTCGATATTTTGGGCTACGCCGACGGTGAACTCGTCGCCGACCCGTTCGACGCGCTCCCCTCGCTCCCCGAAACCCATCCCTACCGGCGGGTCGGGGACGATGCCGTGCGAGCGGGACTGTCCCTGTTCGACGACGTGACCGGCGACGCTTATCGAGGAACCCACACCGACGCGAACGCGCTCGTGGCGACCCACGGCGGCACCGTAAAGCCGACCGCGCGCTACCCGACGCGCGTGGCTCCGGGGCTGGCGAGCCAGGATCGAAAGACGCTGCTCGTGGGGTTCGATTCGCTGACCGCCTTCGACGCACCGCTCGCGGCCGACCACCTCGCTGCCGCCGGCGTTCCAGGAGCGACACGTGGCGTCACCGTCGCGTTCCCGGGCGATTTCAGGGCCGACTCGCGCGTGACGCGCTCCGCCCGCGCACTCGACGATGACGAGACCGTCGAAATCGCGAATGGATCGATGCCGGTGCGGCGCGCGCTCGTGCGAGCGGTCGAATCCCATCTCGGTGACGCCGAACGGATCGGCTTTCCGGCGGTGCTCGGCGAGGAGGAGTCCCAGGAAGTCCGGAACGCGCTCGAATCAGCTCTCGGCATCGACGTGTTCGAGGTGCCGATGGGACCGCCGAGCCTGCTCGGATTGGGGCTCGAAACGCTGTTCCAGGAAGCGCTCGCCGAGGCGGGCGTGCGCCGGACGACCGGCAATCCCGTCGTGGAGTTCGACGCAGACGACGGACGAATTCGAAGCGTATCGACCGACCGCAACGGCCGACCGACGCCGTTCCATGCCGACGAGTTCGTGCTCGCGACAGGGGGATTGGTCGGCAAAGGAATCGACTCGGATCGCGAGGGGGTCGTCGAGCCGGTCTTCGACTGTCACGTCCCCCATCCCGACGACCGCTACGAGTGGTTCGACGACGAGGCGTTCGGCGACCACCCGTTCGCGCGCTTCGGGGTCACGGTGGACGACGACCTGCGGCCGCTCGATGCGGCTGGAGGGACGGAGTACGACAACCTCCGTGCCGCCGGGAGTGTCCTCGGCGGGGCGGATTTCGCAGCGGAGAAATCGGGCAGCGGCATCTCGCTCGCGACCGGTCACGCGGCCGGCCGTGCGGCGGGCGCGGCGGCGAACCAGTGA
- a CDS encoding anaerobic glycerol-3-phosphate dehydrogenase subunit C, with product MSDAPTHDADEFEPVDVFETTEMDLRPGADDCYKCSTCDTSCPVAEVDDEFPGPKFQGPEQWRLKRTEGHEIDDSITSCSNCMRCDDACPSSVPLSQMHNTARGEYVENQRFGREALSALADGNLREALDIVREGQDGLVERLRNRILANYHTSAWLASFMPSVANFVMNFGPARWAMAKTMGVTSEREFPEFADQTFREWWAARGGAQVSNPDKRIAYFHGCYSNFNTPEVGKAMVRVYEEFGYEVLVPPQKCSGTPMFANGMLGDARRHAETNVKNLAAAIENGAEIVASCTSCSMALGQEYPELFDLDGIEDVAAHTYEGVEYLRLHEDLEGALDETSVDGSEFAYHAPCHARNQGLDTQAVELFSDLDGVAIEDVGDSCSGISGTYGWKEEKYDYSMEIGEEMFEHMEHAAGETGMTECPTCAMQMEHGTGYEIRHPLELLEEALVTGS from the coding sequence ATGAGCGACGCACCAACCCACGATGCCGACGAGTTCGAACCGGTGGACGTCTTCGAGACGACCGAGATGGATCTCCGCCCGGGCGCGGACGACTGCTACAAGTGTTCGACGTGCGATACGTCCTGCCCGGTCGCCGAGGTCGACGACGAGTTCCCCGGTCCGAAGTTTCAGGGACCGGAACAGTGGCGGCTCAAGCGCACGGAGGGTCACGAGATCGACGACTCGATCACCTCCTGTTCGAACTGCATGCGCTGTGACGACGCCTGCCCTTCATCGGTGCCGCTGAGCCAGATGCACAACACCGCCCGCGGCGAGTACGTCGAGAACCAGCGGTTCGGCCGGGAGGCGCTGTCGGCGCTCGCCGACGGCAACCTGCGCGAGGCGCTCGACATCGTCCGTGAGGGCCAGGACGGACTCGTCGAACGACTCAGAAACCGAATCCTCGCGAACTACCACACGTCGGCGTGGCTCGCCTCCTTCATGCCGAGCGTCGCGAACTTCGTCATGAACTTCGGGCCGGCGCGCTGGGCGATGGCGAAGACGATGGGTGTGACCAGCGAGCGGGAGTTCCCCGAGTTCGCCGACCAGACCTTTCGCGAGTGGTGGGCCGCTCGCGGCGGTGCACAAGTTTCCAATCCCGACAAGCGGATCGCGTACTTCCACGGCTGTTACTCGAACTTCAACACGCCCGAGGTCGGCAAGGCGATGGTCAGGGTGTACGAGGAGTTCGGCTACGAGGTCCTCGTCCCGCCACAGAAGTGTTCGGGCACGCCGATGTTCGCCAACGGAATGCTCGGCGACGCGCGCCGCCACGCCGAGACCAACGTGAAGAACCTCGCCGCAGCGATCGAGAACGGAGCCGAGATCGTCGCCTCCTGTACCTCCTGCTCGATGGCGCTCGGCCAGGAATACCCCGAACTGTTCGATCTGGATGGCATCGAGGACGTCGCCGCACACACCTACGAGGGCGTCGAGTACCTCCGCCTGCACGAGGACCTGGAGGGCGCGCTCGACGAAACCAGCGTCGATGGAAGCGAGTTCGCCTATCACGCGCCGTGTCACGCACGCAACCAGGGGCTCGACACGCAGGCCGTCGAACTGTTCTCGGACCTCGACGGTGTTGCCATCGAGGACGTGGGCGACTCCTGTTCGGGGATTTCGGGCACCTACGGCTGGAAAGAGGAGAAGTACGACTACTCGATGGAGATCGGCGAGGAGATGTTCGAACACATGGAGCACGCCGCCGGCGAGACCGGGATGACCGAGTGTCCGACCTGCGCGATGCAGATGGAGCACGGCACCGGCTACGAGATCCGCCACCCGCTCGAACTGCTCGAAGAGGCGCTGGTCACGGGTTCGTAA
- a CDS encoding ABC transporter substrate-binding protein: MDTEPATHRVPTRRDCLKYGGAAVGGGLLAGCTGKGESGNGTNGSTGTTGRANSYSVAMAPVGDVEFESVPKTWIANNGSWADMGIALGREPPKGLWRPNRYHTHVYDDIPGIDVHWKDLDQLWGKSLSKERFYELGADVHVFDPVFVLSRSKWKQADLDEIRENVGPVLGNSIYSHAFQWHDHRYYSLYEAFRKLAQVFGAEQRYRAFEQLHDEVVGRVRERLPPKSERPSVAILLVSSNEPEKFYPYPINEGTSYKQWRDLGATSALKEAGIEDYYVSGGTIDYETVVEADPDALLMWDGGGRFERMSREEFQDTLVSFMQNHDVASQLTAVENGDVYRGAGIYQGPIINLAWTERGAWQLYPDEFDRDEQLFDRQRVADIVAGNVSP; the protein is encoded by the coding sequence ATGGACACCGAGCCGGCGACACACCGGGTACCGACGCGACGCGACTGTCTGAAGTACGGCGGCGCGGCGGTCGGCGGGGGACTGCTCGCGGGCTGTACGGGAAAGGGCGAGTCGGGCAACGGGACGAACGGTTCCACCGGGACGACAGGGCGGGCGAACTCGTACTCGGTGGCGATGGCACCGGTAGGCGACGTCGAGTTCGAGAGCGTTCCGAAGACGTGGATCGCGAACAACGGCAGCTGGGCGGACATGGGCATCGCGCTCGGCCGGGAGCCGCCGAAAGGGCTCTGGCGACCCAACCGGTATCACACGCACGTCTACGACGACATCCCCGGTATCGACGTACACTGGAAGGACCTCGACCAGCTGTGGGGCAAGTCGCTCAGCAAGGAGCGGTTCTACGAGCTCGGTGCCGACGTCCACGTGTTCGATCCCGTCTTCGTACTGAGCCGATCGAAGTGGAAGCAGGCCGATCTCGACGAGATCCGCGAGAACGTCGGCCCCGTGTTGGGCAATAGCATCTACTCCCACGCCTTCCAGTGGCACGATCACCGGTACTACAGCCTCTACGAGGCGTTCAGGAAGCTCGCGCAGGTCTTCGGCGCGGAGCAGCGCTATCGTGCGTTCGAGCAGCTCCACGACGAGGTCGTCGGTCGGGTGCGAGAGCGCCTCCCGCCGAAATCAGAGCGTCCCTCCGTGGCAATCCTCCTCGTTTCCTCAAACGAGCCCGAGAAGTTCTATCCCTACCCGATCAACGAGGGGACATCGTACAAACAGTGGCGCGATCTCGGTGCCACGAGCGCCCTCAAGGAAGCCGGCATCGAGGACTACTACGTCTCCGGCGGGACGATCGACTACGAGACGGTGGTCGAGGCCGATCCGGACGCCCTGCTCATGTGGGACGGCGGCGGTCGCTTCGAACGCATGTCCCGCGAGGAGTTTCAGGACACGCTCGTCTCGTTCATGCAGAACCACGACGTGGCGAGCCAGCTGACCGCCGTCGAGAACGGCGACGTGTACCGCGGTGCCGGCATCTACCAGGGACCGATCATCAACCTCGCGTGGACCGAGCGCGGCGCGTGGCAGCTCTACCCCGACGAATTCGATCGGGACGAACAGCTGTTCGACCGCCAGCGCGTCGCCGACATCGTCGCGGGGAACGTCTCGCCGTGA
- a CDS encoding DUF7551 domain-containing protein, whose amino-acid sequence MIGTTLGDIRDHIESLASEDGEYSLVCSRYGDRPVPAADHHFADRSTARAAAQATEQYRAALRRYDPQLPYHDVIVQQHTPRYDGNDPVNRRSSARGRRIEPGAEGAVAERRELVEFCHRTAAAVFETLSEAGYDAVETAVMDRYFDLAETISEPDDLCLRLLEGMAVELDTRLDPTAQRDVLSAAARRLSSPVLSTDAEPVAATLAYLRDRGVLRGSARSSGATEPDDSVRSVVMELSEYALTPHDGRLPTLPLVVELSRRRSEWLPVPVRVEAIDDGWRIRFAPACETDPIGVASAPIVANC is encoded by the coding sequence ATGATCGGGACGACGCTCGGCGATATCCGTGACCACATCGAATCGCTCGCCAGCGAGGACGGTGAGTACAGCCTCGTCTGTAGCCGGTACGGCGACCGACCCGTTCCGGCCGCCGACCACCACTTCGCGGATCGCTCCACCGCCCGCGCGGCCGCACAGGCGACCGAGCAGTACCGGGCGGCGCTCCGCCGGTACGATCCACAGCTTCCCTATCACGACGTGATCGTCCAGCAACATACACCGCGATACGACGGGAACGATCCGGTGAATCGGCGCTCGTCAGCGAGGGGCCGTCGCATCGAACCCGGTGCCGAAGGGGCGGTCGCCGAGCGCCGCGAACTCGTCGAGTTCTGCCATCGCACCGCCGCCGCCGTCTTCGAGACGCTCTCCGAAGCGGGCTACGACGCCGTCGAAACGGCCGTCATGGACCGGTATTTCGACCTCGCCGAGACCATCTCCGAACCCGACGATCTCTGTCTCCGCCTGCTCGAAGGGATGGCCGTCGAACTCGACACGCGACTCGATCCGACGGCCCAGCGTGACGTCCTCTCGGCTGCCGCGCGTCGTCTCTCTTCGCCCGTCCTATCGACCGACGCGGAGCCGGTCGCGGCGACGCTCGCGTATCTCCGTGACCGCGGCGTACTCCGTGGTTCGGCTCGTTCGTCGGGCGCGACCGAACCCGATGACAGCGTGCGGTCGGTCGTGATGGAGCTGTCGGAGTACGCGCTGACGCCACACGACGGGCGGCTCCCGACCCTCCCGCTGGTCGTCGAACTCTCTCGTCGTCGATCGGAATGGCTACCGGTACCGGTTCGGGTCGAAGCAATCGACGACGGCTGGCGCATCCGGTTCGCACCCGC